A genome region from Myxocyprinus asiaticus isolate MX2 ecotype Aquarium Trade chromosome 12, UBuf_Myxa_2, whole genome shotgun sequence includes the following:
- the LOC127448833 gene encoding indian hedgehog B protein-like, producing MRLSTAVALLTGFILTFSPACDSCGPGRGYGKRRNPRKLTPLAYKQFSPNVAEKTLGASGRYEGKITRSSERFKELIPNYNPDIIFKDEENTGADRMMTQRCKDKLNSLAISVMNLWPGVRLRVTEGWDEDGHHSEESLHYEGRAVDITTSDRDRNKYAMLARLAVEAGFDWVYYESKGHIHCSVKSENSLAAKTGGCFPGEALVTMEDGMQRPIRELQPGDRILASTGSDGTGNLTYSDVLTFLDRSPITQKYFYVISTEDGASVPLTAAHLLFVCGNCSSGVQSMTGALRTIFASDAQPGQFLLIVNEGELRKRVSRITQIEVREDQGAYAPLTAHGTLVVNGVMTSCYAAVNRQQLAHWAFSPLRLLYSWTGPDLIHKNGLHWYSQVLVSVGTLLLDSELLHPWALEDEARRP from the exons ATGAGACTCTCCACAGCGGTGGCGCTCCTCACCGGGTTCATCTTGACTTTCTCGCCGGCGTGTGACAGCTGTGGACCGGGCAGAGGTTACGGAAAGCGACGGAATCCAAGGAAACTCACGCCTCTCGCATATAAGCAGTTTAGCCCAAACGTTGCCGAGAAAACGCTCGGAGCCAGTGGGAGATATGAAGGGAAAATAACGCGCAGCTCTGAGCGCTTTAAAGAACTGATACCCAACTACAACCCCGACATCATCTTCAAGGATGAAGAGAACACAGGTGCGGACCGCATGATGACGCAG CGTTGTAAGGACAAACTGAATTCTCTGGCCATCTCGGTGATGAACCTGTGGCCAGGTGTGCGTCTGCGTGTGACAGAGGGCTGGGATGAAGACGGCCATCACTCTGAAGAGTCTCTGCATTACGAGGGCAGGGCGGTGGACATCACTACCTCTGACCGCGACCGCAACAAGTATGCCATGTTGGCCCGTCTGGCAGTGGAGGCCGGGTTTGACTGGGTCTATTACGAGTCCAAAGGCCACATACACTGCAGTGTCAAATCAG AGAATTCGCTAGCAGCAAAAACAGGAGGTTGTTTTCCTGGTGAGGCTTTAGTGACAATGGAAGATGGAATGCAGAGACCAATCCGTGAGCTTCAACCAGGCGACCGCATTCTGGCTTCAACGGGAAGCGACGGGACTGGCAACCTCACCTACAGCGATGTCCTTACCTTCCTGGACCGCAGCCCCATTACCCAGAAGTACTTTTACGTGATAAGCACAGAGGATGGGGCCAGTGTTCCCCTGACTGCGGCTCATTTACTGTTTGTTTGTGGAAACTGCTCCAGTGGGGTCCAGTCAATGACAGGCGCCCTCCGGACAATATTTGCCAGTGATGCTCAACCAGGGCAGTTTTTGCTGATTGTAAATGAAGGGGAACTCAGGAAGCGTGTTTCACGTATCACTCAAATAGAGGTGCGGGAGGACCAGGGGGCTTATGCCCCTCTCACTGCCCATGGGACTTTGGTGGTGAATGGCGTGATGACCTCGTGTTATGCGGCGGTAAACAGACAACAGCTAGCTCACTGGGCGTTTTCTCCTCTCCGTCTCTTGTACAGTTGGACCGGACCAGATCTGATCCATAAGAATGGCTTACATTGGTACTCCCAGGTCTTAGTCAGTGTGGGAACACTACTACTAGACTCAGAACTACTCCACCCTTGGGCCTTAGAAGATGAAGCAAGAcgaccctga